TTCCTGCaaagaaatgaaatatttattaacatgtgtgtaattaattttaattttttctttaactTAAGTGTTTTGCCAATACAtgaaacaataatataaggCTAATGTAAAACAAATAGATACGAAAactataatgaaatattattaataataaaagaaaatggtGTATAACTTACATTTTTGgcatattcaaaaaaacaaataataattgaaaaaaaaacatatttaaaaatacagACTCTCATTTTTAActttaattattaaataaatgaaataatgaCGATAACTTCATATTTACTCGTCTTTTGTTCTAAACTTTatgaataaatgaatatatctataaaaaactatgaattttattatttatttattaattttttgcattttcaatataattaattaatgtaataattgtaataaacatccttatattcattaaagtatttatggatataaatattatattttttttttttttcaaataaatattaattttcctttaaaaaatacacattttttaatattttaattataaaaatatgtatgtgataataattttcactaaaatttattttttgtaaattttttatgcaaataaggttttaatattttataacttatgtttttctattattatttacatatgaacaaattaataaatatcaattaaaataataaaatattgaatacatatatatatatattttatatatgaatagatacacacatatactgaaaatattaacaaatcaTCGTtgttatttacatttaaatggtttataatttattatagtTCCAAGTGAATCATCTTATAATTAACACACATCCTCATAtataatgctattattatAGTTCAGTTGGCATGATATAATTTTAGTTAAAATAATTGtgatacaaattataagctttactaaataattttttcatcaaataaagaaacatattttatCTCTTAATATCCCTAATTCAATATAGTCCTtgattaacaagttttatataatagacaattatgatattgtataatacaatttcatatatatatatatatatatacccaATATCTATagtaatatatgcaatataaacattttgctttaaacatattaaatCTATACTAACAATAAATTGCATATATTGTGTTTTACGGAAAATATGTTATACGACCCATTTCATATTAGGTTATGCACTTTTTTGTTTACAAACATAGACATCATCTCGAGATTAAGCATACAAAGATGGTATATATAATCAACATTTATAGaccaataaatattatcaaactATAAACAATTTAGTAAAAATGTAACCCTAATCCCAAACATAAATTCCATAGAACAAAAGTCTAAACCTAAATCTTCAATATAAcctataattttattaataaatgtgtttaaactattttatttaaaataattataaatattaactaaaaataagtaaattaaaattgattactatataatatatatgcatggaAATAAGGATAAATGAGTTTTTAACAAacactaaaaaatataaattaattatatattaaattaaatatatataataataaaacaaacaattaaatcaaatttcattattctataaaatgtaaaaagtGTAACTTTTATgccataaaatattaaatatattttttttaatcatttaaacaagcaaaataaaacataacaATAAAGAGtggttatttttatatttctgaTTGTTTAAAGGATAATTTAAAGTTTTTCCAACATTGCTTAATTACGGAAATCGTAGACGGTATAGTTAGTAATAGTAAGTACCCACCTCCTAATGCTCCTATCACAAAATGCGATGCCATAAACAGCATAAACTTcgcaaataattttatatttgctttttttaactttcgaTCAATTTCgaatttcttatatttattacctgatgtaatttcattatattcatCTTCAAAATTATCATCGGCAATCTCCAAGAAATTTCCTTCATTTTCCAATTGTTCAAAGTCTTCATGTTCTGATACAGAactattttcatctttttttattattcttttaTCATGTATCGGCTGCATTGCTAATTCAccattcattttattatcaagctctttttttattttttctaattctGTTCGAAGTTCATTAACTAACTTTTTAGTTTTCTtatctaaattatttaaatcggGTAGTGTATTACTTTCTTTATGCttctttatatatgaatctataatattttgaaGGTGTGCTATTTCTTTGTTACCTTCAGTACAATCACTAAGTTGACTTGCAAGACTCAAAGTTGATTTATAAAATCCATTTAAATCAAATTGATCATCTACATCTGCTAATATCCTATCATTTCTAAAGTTTATTACATTCCTTTCAAGGTATATCCCTCTATCGTTTGCAAAGTATAGTTCCTgaaaagaaatgaaatatttattaacacaTATATAACTAACTTTAATTGTTTCTTTAACTTAAGTGCTTTACCAATACATGAGACAATAATATAAGATTAATGTAAAACAATAGATACGAAAGCTATAATGAAatgttattaataataaaataatatatagctTACATTTTTGGCATATTCAAaagaacaaataataattgaaaaaaaaacatattttaaaatactgACTCTCATCTTTagctttatttattaaataaaagaaataatatatgtagtTTGAAATAATGTTGATAACTTGATATTTATTCCcaaaatagtaatatttattagttttgtgttctaaaatttatgaataaatgatatatctataaaaaaacagaatttatttcatttattaattttttccattttctatAGAATTAATTTATGTAACCGTTGTAATAAACATCGTTATATTCATTACaagtatttatatatataaatattatatattttttttttcaaacaaatattaattttctcTAAAAATacaacatttttaattataaacaatataaatgtatataataattttcactaaaatatattttttggaaaTTTGTTACGCAAATAGgcttttaatataatttataatacattgATATATGCAATGGCACCgttctaatattttataagctTATATTTTCCTATTGTTGTTTACATatgaacaaattaataaacatcaattaaaaaataaaatatagatacatatatttttttatatgaataaatacaAACATATAATGAACACATTAACCATCGTTgatatttacatttaaatgATTTATAATTCATTATAGTTCCAAGTGAATCATCTTATAATTAGTATACAACCTCATAtataatgctattattatAG
This sequence is a window from Plasmodium yoelii strain 17X genome assembly, chromosome: 1. Protein-coding genes within it:
- a CDS encoding fam-b protein, which encodes MRVSILKYVFFSIIICSFEYAKNELYFANDRGIYLERNVINFRNDRILADVDDQFDLNGFYKSTLSLASQLSDCTEGNKEIAHLQNIIDSYIKKHKESNTLPDLNNLDKKTKKLVNELRTELEKIKKELDNKMNGELAMQPIHDKRIIKKDENSSVSEHEDFEQLENEGNFLEIADDNFEDEYNEITSGNKYKKFEIDRKLKKANIKLFAKFMLFMASHFVIGALGGGYLLLLTIPSTISVIKQCWKNFKLSFKQSEI